From one Henriciella marina DSM 19595 genomic stretch:
- a CDS encoding GNAT family N-acetyltransferase — protein sequence MEKLKFRLLRIENVPEDIWAEFHALRDARAIYDDPFFDPEYARLVAGVRPDARLGLAFQGDALVGAWPLHRRPGAWARPIGGPFSDWHGPVLSGDTDLAACDFLRGLGLLGMSSFGWLPQDAESLTRLTMAGANMSDVSAGWDTFLENQGSRWPKHFKKMRRLARNMERDFSEVEFCFDDPSDDTFSRLIHLKREQFHRTGRHDVLASEWAHQLLDGLRHQKSDRFRLRLVSLHLDGKHAASELVLLSDKVFHGWITAYEAEFNQYSPGNFVVQFMLEAMAGRDGAKVYDAGPGLDHYKRHYSNFQLPIGSGVVRSKPFAMRPDRLLGQAWRTGEQNLNTRLADVMKSSRRRLDQVCISEIRPMGRLVGIGKSFRKAAAALELADSDASS from the coding sequence ATGGAAAAGTTGAAATTTCGCCTCCTTCGCATTGAAAACGTTCCAGAAGATATCTGGGCCGAATTCCATGCGTTGCGTGATGCGAGAGCGATCTACGACGACCCCTTCTTTGATCCGGAATATGCAAGGCTCGTTGCCGGGGTGCGCCCCGATGCACGTCTTGGACTGGCGTTTCAGGGGGACGCGCTTGTCGGGGCCTGGCCGCTCCATCGACGGCCGGGGGCCTGGGCGCGTCCGATCGGCGGGCCCTTCTCGGACTGGCACGGGCCGGTGCTTTCAGGCGACACAGATCTGGCCGCCTGCGATTTCCTGCGCGGCCTCGGCCTCCTCGGGATGTCCAGCTTTGGCTGGTTGCCCCAGGATGCCGAAAGCCTGACCCGGCTGACCATGGCGGGTGCGAACATGTCAGATGTGAGCGCCGGGTGGGACACCTTCCTGGAGAATCAGGGGAGCCGCTGGCCGAAACATTTCAAGAAAATGCGCAGGCTCGCTCGCAATATGGAGCGCGATTTTTCCGAAGTCGAATTCTGCTTCGATGACCCGAGCGACGACACGTTCAGCAGGCTGATCCACCTGAAACGGGAGCAATTCCACCGGACCGGCCGCCACGATGTGCTGGCTTCCGAATGGGCGCACCAGCTTCTTGATGGGCTTCGCCACCAGAAAAGCGACAGATTCCGCTTGCGGCTCGTCAGTCTTCACCTTGATGGCAAGCACGCCGCAAGCGAACTCGTTCTGCTGTCTGACAAGGTCTTTCACGGCTGGATCACAGCCTATGAGGCTGAGTTCAATCAGTACTCGCCTGGCAATTTCGTTGTGCAATTCATGCTGGAAGCCATGGCCGGCAGGGACGGCGCGAAGGTCTATGATGCCGGTCCCGGGCTCGATCATTACAAGCGGCATTATTCGAACTTCCAGCTCCCGATCGGGTCTGGTGTGGTACGCAGCAAGCCGTTCGCCATGCGGCCAGATCGCCTGCTGGGGCAGGCATGGCGCACGGGCGAGCAAAACTTGAATACCCGCTTGGCCGACGTCATGAAGTCGTCCAGGCGAAGGCTCGACCAGGTCTGCATCAGCGAGATCAGACCGATGGGCCGATTGGTCGGTATCGGGAAATCCTTCCGGAAGGCGGCAGCAGCACTGGAGCTTGCCGATAGCGACGCGTCCAGCTAA
- a CDS encoding MBL fold metallo-hydrolase, with product MDGLQTKTPAKPGLIYPFDEQTPEQGETTEIIRGLHWLRMRLPFALEWINLWLIDDGEKGWTIVDTGMPLPETKDAWRKIFEEKLGGRPVWRVIVTHMHPDHVGNAGWLTRKFPGAELWMSQLEYISCRMLVADTGREAPAAGIDFYIAAGWTAEQIDTYRSRFGRFGKGVSQMPDAYRRLGSGETIRLGGRDWQIVMGNGHSPEHACLYCEAENVMISGDQLLPRISSNVSVHPTEPKANPLKDWLDSCARLKEAVADDVLVLPAHNTPFRGAHKRLDHLVRGHDVGLRRLAQRLGEGPRRVVDTFPALFGRKIGDDSLSLATGEAIAHLNYLIAEGHAVVERDSDGVDWYRGV from the coding sequence ATGGATGGATTACAGACAAAGACCCCGGCAAAGCCCGGCCTGATTTACCCCTTCGATGAGCAGACCCCGGAGCAGGGCGAGACCACGGAAATCATACGGGGGCTGCACTGGCTTCGAATGCGCCTGCCATTCGCGCTCGAATGGATCAATCTCTGGCTGATCGATGACGGCGAAAAAGGCTGGACGATCGTTGATACCGGTATGCCACTGCCAGAAACGAAAGACGCCTGGCGCAAGATTTTCGAGGAAAAGCTGGGCGGCCGACCCGTCTGGCGCGTGATCGTCACGCACATGCATCCAGATCATGTAGGCAATGCTGGCTGGCTGACGCGTAAATTCCCAGGCGCAGAGCTATGGATGAGCCAGCTGGAGTATATTTCCTGCCGCATGCTGGTCGCAGATACAGGCCGCGAGGCCCCCGCCGCGGGCATCGACTTTTATATCGCTGCAGGCTGGACCGCTGAACAGATCGACACCTATCGCAGCCGCTTCGGGCGTTTCGGTAAGGGCGTCAGCCAGATGCCGGATGCCTATCGCAGGCTCGGCAGCGGAGAGACGATCAGGCTGGGCGGACGCGACTGGCAGATCGTCATGGGCAATGGGCACTCCCCCGAGCATGCCTGCCTCTATTGTGAAGCCGAGAATGTCATGATTTCCGGCGACCAGCTTCTGCCGCGTATCTCCTCCAACGTGTCGGTCCATCCAACCGAGCCGAAGGCAAATCCGCTGAAGGACTGGCTGGATAGCTGCGCGCGGCTGAAGGAAGCCGTCGCTGACGATGTTCTGGTGCTTCCAGCGCACAATACGCCGTTTCGCGGGGCGCATAAGCGTCTCGATCATCTGGTGCGCGGCCATGATGTTGGGCTGCGGCGTCTCGCTCAGCGTCTGGGAGAAGGACCACGCCGTGTCGTTGACACGTTTCCAGCTCTGTTCGGCCGGAAGATCGGCGACGACTCTCTCTCCCTCGCAACAGGTGAGGCAATTGCGCATCTCAACTATCTGATTGCCGAAGGCCACGCCGTGGTTGAGCGAGATAGCGATGGTGTGGACTGGTATCGAGGCGTTTGA
- the lepB gene encoding signal peptidase I, whose product MKEKVLHELREWAVTLLIFIPAFYIFSFLIYEQRVIPSESMVPNLQVGDRVAVNKFAYGYSRYSLPWGAWRLIPDGEGRVFGSKPERGDVAVFMHPHTDRVMIKRIIGLPGDLVQMINEQLFLNGEPIERDFIRRISYTPHDFRGRETAREYRETIGDKSWLTHQWQQGPSQIRSLDSTPVFEVPEGHYLFIGDNRDNSEDGRSVTGHCPTDSEGVIDETGCELPPGVSSVRASVGYVPAENLIGRADTVLLSTYSCSSANADPCMKKRLWRGL is encoded by the coding sequence TTGAAGGAGAAAGTGCTCCACGAGCTCAGGGAATGGGCCGTTACGCTGCTCATCTTCATCCCGGCTTTCTATATCTTCTCATTCCTTATCTACGAACAGCGCGTTATCCCGTCCGAAAGCATGGTGCCAAACCTTCAGGTTGGCGACCGTGTGGCGGTCAACAAGTTCGCATATGGCTATAGCCGCTACAGCCTGCCCTGGGGTGCCTGGCGCCTCATCCCCGATGGCGAGGGACGGGTGTTTGGCAGCAAGCCAGAGCGCGGCGATGTCGCTGTCTTCATGCATCCCCACACCGACCGGGTGATGATCAAAAGGATCATCGGTCTACCGGGTGACCTCGTGCAGATGATCAATGAGCAGCTGTTCCTGAATGGAGAGCCGATCGAGCGCGACTTCATCAGGCGGATCTCCTACACCCCGCACGACTTCCGGGGCCGGGAGACGGCCCGCGAATATCGCGAGACCATCGGGGATAAGTCCTGGCTGACCCATCAGTGGCAGCAGGGCCCAAGCCAGATCCGAAGCCTCGACAGCACGCCCGTCTTTGAAGTGCCCGAAGGCCACTACCTCTTCATTGGCGACAACCGGGACAATTCAGAAGACGGCCGTTCCGTGACGGGTCACTGCCCGACAGACTCCGAGGGCGTCATCGATGAGACAGGCTGCGAATTGCCGCCGGGAGTCTCCTCGGTGCGGGCATCCGTCGGCTACGTTCCGGCTGAAAATCTCATCGGGCGTGCGGACACGGTTCTGCTCTCCACCTATTCCTGTTCGAGCGCAAATGCAGACCCGTGCATGAAGAAACGCCTCTGGAGAGGTCTCTAG
- a CDS encoding histidine phosphatase family protein, with translation MQTGKPETGKSVRGPIVVSRHGRPALDRAAGPRLDWKEYRDWWDRYEAGSLAPDQPVPENLKAAVADADIVLSSTAPRAIETARLATGKEPDTYPVFVEAPLPPPRFRNRKYLPKTWNVIARTVWLYGHSLDGESNRQARERAQQAAQHLHEASADGKVYLAAHGWFNRMLRPAMARIGWVCVRDGGDKYWSYRIYEYRGKS, from the coding sequence ATGCAGACCGGCAAACCCGAAACGGGAAAATCGGTGCGCGGCCCGATTGTAGTCTCGCGTCATGGACGCCCCGCGCTCGACAGGGCGGCAGGGCCGCGGCTCGACTGGAAAGAATACCGCGACTGGTGGGACCGCTATGAGGCAGGCAGCCTCGCGCCAGACCAGCCCGTGCCTGAAAACCTCAAAGCTGCGGTCGCCGACGCCGACATCGTGCTCAGCTCGACAGCGCCGCGTGCCATTGAGACCGCCCGCCTAGCCACCGGCAAGGAGCCGGACACCTATCCTGTCTTTGTCGAAGCGCCGCTGCCGCCGCCGCGGTTTCGCAACCGCAAATACCTGCCGAAGACCTGGAATGTCATTGCGCGGACCGTCTGGCTCTATGGCCATAGCCTTGATGGCGAGAGCAACCGGCAGGCACGCGAACGTGCGCAGCAAGCTGCACAGCATCTTCATGAGGCCTCAGCAGATGGCAAAGTCTACCTGGCCGCACATGGCTGGTTCAACCGGATGCTACGCCCTGCCATGGCGCGGATTGGCTGGGTCTGCGTGCGTGATGGGGGCGACAAGTACTGGAGCTACCGCATTTATGAATATCGCGGGAAATCTTGA
- a CDS encoding exodeoxyribonuclease VII small subunit encodes MVDQTAQDIEKMSFEQSLKELEDIVRRLEGGEVELEKSIEIYERGAKLKSHCEARLKAAELKIEQIVQGPDGKPATESASFE; translated from the coding sequence ATGGTCGATCAGACAGCCCAGGATATTGAGAAAATGAGCTTTGAGCAGTCGCTCAAGGAGCTGGAGGACATTGTCCGCCGGCTTGAGGGCGGCGAGGTCGAGCTTGAAAAGTCCATCGAAATCTATGAGCGTGGGGCGAAGCTCAAATCGCATTGCGAAGCGCGCCTGAAAGCGGCTGAACTCAAGATCGAGCAGATCGTCCAGGGCCCGGACGGCAAACCTGCAACCGAGAGCGCCAGCTTCGAGTAA
- a CDS encoding L-serine ammonia-lyase — MLSVLDLFRIGLGPSSSHTVGPMRIARRFLQEADRAGRLDGATRIEVALQGSLALTGVGHGTDKAVILGLVGMQPETADPVEAETRFRQIVQTKTIQLDGGPEIALNPLKDLQFCTDIVPDLHPNGMVLTLHDGSGKEPYSREYYSTGGGFIASRKQLEKPAQGDLVESARGAPHPFSSAAEMIALCKAHGWRVDELVLHNEDARRTREKTQKRLDKIAQTMMECIRAGLGTEGTLPGGLDVKRRAPDLYRRLVDNPGSNEREQLFDWLNVYAMAVNEENAAGGRVVTSPTNGAAGVLPSVMRHYCCDDDKLNPDKARRFLLTAGGIGLLYKQRASISGAEMGCQGEVGVACSMAAGGLAAVWGADADTVCVAAEIGMEHNLGLTCDPVGGLVQIPCIERNAFGAVKAANAARLALQGTGQHKVSLDQVIETMRQTGNDMSNKYKETSTGGLAVNVIAC, encoded by the coding sequence ATGCTCTCTGTCCTCGACCTTTTTCGTATCGGCCTCGGCCCCTCCAGCTCACACACGGTGGGCCCGATGCGGATCGCGCGGCGCTTTCTTCAGGAAGCTGACCGGGCAGGCAGGCTGGATGGCGCAACGCGTATAGAGGTCGCGCTTCAGGGCTCGCTTGCTCTGACAGGGGTGGGGCACGGCACAGACAAGGCGGTTATACTGGGCCTTGTGGGGATGCAGCCAGAGACGGCCGACCCGGTAGAGGCCGAAACCCGCTTCAGGCAGATCGTGCAGACAAAGACGATACAGCTCGACGGCGGTCCCGAGATTGCGCTCAATCCGCTCAAGGACCTCCAGTTCTGCACAGACATCGTCCCGGACCTGCATCCCAATGGCATGGTCCTGACGCTCCATGACGGGTCAGGTAAAGAGCCCTACAGCCGGGAGTATTACTCGACAGGCGGCGGCTTCATTGCCTCGCGAAAGCAACTTGAAAAGCCAGCTCAGGGTGACCTCGTCGAAAGCGCCCGCGGCGCACCGCACCCGTTCAGTTCAGCAGCCGAAATGATCGCGCTCTGCAAGGCGCATGGCTGGCGGGTCGATGAGCTCGTACTTCACAACGAAGATGCACGAAGAACGCGTGAGAAGACACAGAAACGACTGGATAAAATCGCCCAGACAATGATGGAGTGCATTCGCGCCGGACTGGGCACTGAAGGCACGCTTCCCGGCGGGCTTGACGTGAAACGCCGCGCGCCAGATCTCTATCGCCGTCTTGTCGATAATCCAGGCTCGAATGAGCGCGAGCAGCTGTTCGACTGGCTCAATGTCTATGCCATGGCCGTGAATGAAGAGAATGCCGCGGGCGGGCGTGTCGTCACATCGCCGACAAATGGCGCGGCCGGCGTCCTTCCGTCCGTCATGCGCCATTATTGCTGCGATGATGACAAGCTGAACCCCGACAAGGCGCGCCGTTTCCTGCTGACGGCCGGTGGCATCGGTCTTCTCTACAAGCAGCGCGCATCGATTTCCGGGGCCGAGATGGGCTGTCAGGGCGAGGTGGGCGTCGCCTGCTCGATGGCCGCTGGCGGGCTTGCTGCCGTATGGGGCGCCGACGCCGATACTGTCTGTGTCGCCGCCGAGATCGGCATGGAGCACAATCTTGGCCTCACCTGCGACCCTGTCGGCGGCCTCGTTCAGATCCCATGTATTGAGCGCAACGCCTTCGGGGCTGTAAAAGCGGCAAATGCGGCGCGGCTCGCCCTTCAGGGCACGGGCCAGCACAAGGTCAGCTTGGACCAGGTCATCGAGACGATGCGTCAGACCGGCAACGACATGTCGAACAAATACAAGGAAACCAGCACGGGCGGCCTCGCCGTCAATGTCATTGCGTGCTGA
- a CDS encoding polyprenyl synthetase family protein codes for MEFETRLTEVADKVTVALDQLIPPAQGPEADLMRAMRHAALANGKRMRPFYVIETGQLFDADQKALLRTAAALECVHTYSLVHDDLPCMDDDDLRRGQPTVHKAFNEATAVLAGDALLTLAFKILASDETHRDPAVRLRLIERLADASGANGMVGGQMIDMLQEVSPRDLNTITRMQRLKTGALISYSVEAGAIIGGASNNARHALAGFAQDLGLAYQIADDLLDATGDQTVVGKTLRSDANAGKANFVTILGIEGARERIQLLAAQARQHLDFFHERANILLQSVDYVLDRTR; via the coding sequence ATGGAGTTTGAGACGCGTCTGACCGAGGTCGCAGACAAGGTAACGGTCGCGCTGGATCAACTCATTCCGCCGGCGCAGGGTCCTGAGGCGGACCTCATGCGCGCCATGCGACACGCCGCGCTCGCCAATGGCAAGCGGATGCGGCCTTTCTACGTCATCGAGACCGGCCAGCTGTTCGATGCCGATCAGAAAGCACTGCTTCGCACAGCAGCGGCACTCGAATGTGTGCACACCTATTCGCTCGTTCATGACGACCTGCCATGCATGGATGACGATGATCTTCGCCGGGGCCAGCCAACGGTTCACAAGGCTTTCAATGAAGCCACGGCGGTGCTGGCCGGGGACGCGCTCCTCACACTTGCCTTCAAGATCCTCGCCAGCGACGAGACCCATCGAGATCCTGCAGTCCGGCTCCGCCTGATCGAGCGACTTGCAGACGCATCCGGCGCCAATGGAATGGTCGGCGGACAGATGATCGATATGCTTCAGGAAGTAAGCCCGCGCGATCTCAACACGATTACCCGCATGCAACGGCTGAAAACCGGCGCGCTCATCTCGTACTCGGTCGAAGCGGGGGCCATCATAGGCGGTGCAAGCAATAATGCCCGCCACGCGCTCGCAGGATTTGCGCAGGACCTGGGCCTTGCCTACCAGATCGCTGACGATCTCCTCGATGCGACAGGCGATCAGACGGTCGTCGGAAAAACGCTACGCAGCGATGCCAATGCTGGAAAAGCGAATTTCGTAACCATTCTTGGCATAGAAGGGGCGCGGGAACGCATCCAGCTTCTTGCAGCTCAGGCCCGGCAGCATCTCGATTTTTTTCACGAACGCGCCAATATCCTGCTGCAATCGGTTGATTATGTTCTTGATAGGACACGTTAG
- a CDS encoding amidase, with translation MTMMTRRRLLATGTSLAALLPFANACAPAAVMRAGAGSDNLDGVAMAQKIASGETTSIQLTEAAIARAEAVNPQINALATKTYDLARTRAAASPAGEFGGVPTAIKDLDNWKGAPTMYGSRAFRGNLAESDSVLPGRWREAGVVAIGKSTTPEMGLTSSTEPLVTGATRNPWDLSRSPGGSSGGAAALTSARVVPFAHASDGGGSIRIPAACCGLFGLKPSRGALVSASSGAPVELSVDHAVTRTVRDSAALFAMAEAESDLPRIGRITGPSTRRLKIAFAPEPENGAALDAETRSAIEQTATLCRELGHEVVDWKLPIDGKKFQDQFILFWAAGAAQFMQDAAAHTGKPPSGELVEPWTLGLASYFAAREGEFAETVADLQAFSSTYDGWFENFDVLLTPTVSTLPPKIGAQAPDGDFEETMKSVTDYVAFTPYMNVSGAASMSVPLFWSEGGLPIGSMFSGRRGDDGLLLALAYELEEARPWISRRPPLISA, from the coding sequence ATGACCATGATGACCAGACGGCGCCTTCTGGCGACCGGGACCTCGCTTGCGGCGCTGCTGCCCTTTGCCAATGCGTGCGCCCCCGCAGCCGTCATGCGCGCCGGAGCCGGATCTGATAATCTGGACGGCGTTGCAATGGCGCAGAAGATCGCGAGCGGCGAGACAACGTCGATCCAGCTGACCGAAGCTGCGATCGCACGGGCGGAGGCGGTAAACCCGCAGATAAATGCCCTGGCGACCAAGACCTATGATCTTGCGCGCACGCGCGCCGCGGCCAGCCCTGCAGGCGAGTTTGGCGGCGTTCCAACTGCCATCAAGGATCTCGATAACTGGAAAGGCGCGCCGACCATGTATGGCAGCCGCGCATTCCGCGGCAATCTCGCCGAGTCCGATTCGGTCCTGCCGGGCCGTTGGCGCGAGGCTGGTGTGGTGGCCATCGGTAAATCCACGACGCCTGAGATGGGCCTCACTTCATCGACAGAGCCACTTGTCACCGGCGCGACACGCAATCCCTGGGACCTTTCGAGGTCCCCGGGCGGATCATCAGGCGGGGCTGCGGCTCTTACCTCAGCGCGCGTCGTTCCCTTCGCACATGCAAGCGATGGCGGGGGCTCGATCCGTATTCCTGCCGCCTGCTGCGGTCTTTTTGGATTGAAACCTTCACGGGGGGCGCTTGTCTCGGCGTCCAGCGGCGCGCCGGTTGAACTGAGTGTCGATCATGCTGTCACGCGCACCGTCCGAGACAGCGCCGCGCTGTTTGCGATGGCCGAAGCAGAAAGCGACCTGCCCCGCATCGGCCGTATTACTGGCCCCTCGACGCGCCGGCTCAAGATCGCTTTTGCGCCGGAGCCAGAGAATGGGGCGGCACTTGATGCGGAAACAAGAAGCGCAATCGAGCAGACAGCGACGCTCTGCCGCGAGCTTGGCCACGAGGTGGTCGACTGGAAACTGCCAATCGATGGCAAGAAATTCCAGGACCAGTTCATCCTGTTCTGGGCGGCAGGCGCTGCCCAATTCATGCAGGACGCAGCCGCCCATACCGGCAAGCCGCCTTCCGGCGAGCTGGTCGAGCCCTGGACGCTGGGGCTCGCATCCTATTTTGCGGCGCGAGAGGGTGAGTTCGCGGAGACTGTTGCCGACCTTCAGGCCTTTTCATCCACCTATGACGGCTGGTTTGAAAATTTCGATGTCCTGCTGACACCGACCGTCTCGACACTTCCGCCAAAAATTGGCGCGCAGGCTCCAGACGGCGACTTCGAGGAAACGATGAAATCGGTGACCGATTATGTTGCCTTCACACCCTACATGAACGTGTCCGGGGCAGCCTCCATGAGCGTGCCGCTTTTCTGGTCCGAGGGCGGTCTGCCTATCGGGTCCATGTTCTCAGGCCGCCGCGGCGATGACGGATTGCTTCTGGCGCTCGCCTACGAGCTGGAAGAGGCAAGGCCGTGGATCTCGAGACGCCCGCCGCTGATCTCTGCTTGA
- a CDS encoding enoyl-CoA hydratase/isomerase family protein has product MSAKEKRPVYLAGSGSSAEIVINAPQRRNALSMSMWSALPVLVRTVDADTAAKALIIHGGEGGHFAAGVDISEFETIYDGEEKTRQTTAIISEALDAIIKCRKPVIAAIEGSCFGAGISLAVACDVRIASTSARFGLPPAKLGIVYPPADLRRLLETIGAPAAKRMLFTARRFTGGEAAQMGLVDEIAEEGLTLAAARTMADEISGNSRWSVRTLKKMIGEIGSGVPDGDLLHHMVEGAAGEDFREGYSAFLEKRKASFPSG; this is encoded by the coding sequence ATGTCCGCAAAAGAAAAACGCCCCGTATATCTGGCAGGCTCCGGCAGTAGCGCAGAAATCGTTATCAACGCGCCTCAGAGGCGAAACGCCCTCAGCATGTCCATGTGGTCTGCGCTTCCGGTTCTGGTGCGCACCGTAGATGCGGACACGGCTGCGAAAGCCCTCATCATCCATGGAGGCGAAGGCGGTCATTTCGCGGCCGGCGTCGATATCTCGGAATTCGAGACGATCTATGACGGCGAAGAAAAGACACGGCAGACGACAGCGATTATCTCCGAAGCCCTGGATGCGATCATAAAATGCAGGAAGCCCGTAATTGCTGCCATTGAGGGCAGCTGTTTTGGCGCGGGAATCTCCCTGGCTGTGGCCTGCGACGTGCGCATCGCGTCTACCTCAGCCCGGTTTGGATTGCCGCCTGCCAAGCTTGGTATCGTCTATCCGCCCGCCGACCTCAGGCGGCTGTTAGAGACAATCGGCGCACCCGCGGCCAAGCGTATGCTGTTTACCGCCCGCCGGTTCACAGGCGGTGAGGCCGCACAGATGGGCCTTGTTGACGAGATCGCCGAGGAAGGCCTGACTCTGGCAGCTGCCCGGACCATGGCGGATGAAATATCCGGCAACTCAAGATGGTCGGTGCGCACGCTGAAAAAGATGATTGGCGAAATCGGATCCGGTGTGCCGGACGGAGACCTGCTCCATCACATGGTTGAAGGCGCTGCCGGAGAAGATTTCCG